In the genome of Dehalococcoidia bacterium, the window CAAGCAGCTCCATGGTCGAGGGCACCAGCACCAGGCGCACGATCGTCGCATCGACAAAGATCGCCGTCGCCAGGCCGATGCCGAACTCCTTGATAATGCGGTTATCGCCCAGCACGAAGGTGAGGAAGACGACGACCATGATCGCCGCCGCGGCCGTGATCAGCCGCGCCGTGACCGCAAGGCCGTGGCCCACCGAGTCCGCGTTGTTGTGCGTCTGCGTGTACTCCTCGCGGATGCGGCTGATCAGGAAGACCTCGTAGTCCATGGAGAGGCCGAAGAGCACGGCGAACATCATCATCGGCAGGAAGGTCTCGATCGGACCGGCCTTGACGCCGACAATGTTCGAGAACCAGCCCCACTGGAAGATCGCCACCACCACGCCGTAGCTGGCCCCGATCGAAAGCAGGTTCATCACGGCCGCCTTCAGCGCCACCAGCACTGAGCGGAAGACCGCGATCAGCAGCAGGCAGCTCAGGCCGATCACCGCGCCGAAGAACAGCGGCATGCGGCTCTCGATGCGGTCGCCGATGTCCACGAAAGCCGCGGTCGGGCCGGCCACATAGACACGTGCGCCGCTGCCGTCCACCGCCGGCGGCAGCGTGCTCTTGCGCAGGTCGCGCACCATCCGCTCGGTGGCGCTGTCCTGCGGCGCCGTCTGCGGCGTGATCGTCATGATCGCGGCGTCGCCCGCCGCATTCGGAATCGGCGGCGAGACCTGGGCCACGTTTGGCGCGGCCTTCAGTGCCTGCTCCACGTTGCCCAGCGCGGCCTGCCCGTTCTGCCCCGCGCCCTTCAGATCGACGACGGCCATGAAGGGGCCGTTGAAGCCTTTGCCGAAGCCCTCGGTCAGCAGATCGTAGGCGCGGCGCGAGTGCAGCGAGGTCGGGCTGTTGCCCGCGTCGGAGAAGCCGAGATGGATGCGGAAGAAAGGCAGCGCCAATACCACGAGCGCGCTGAGCGAGACCACCAGCCACAACCAGGGCCGCCGCTGGATGCCGCCGGCGAATCTGAACCAGAAGCCGCGCGCGTCGCCCGCGCCCCTGGTCTTGAACAGCGGCAGCTGCCAGCGGTCGACGCGCGTGCCGGCGAAGGCGAGCAGCGCCGGCAGCAGCGTCAGCGCGACAACGACCGCCATCGCCACGACGATCGACGCGCCGATGCCCACCGCCGCGATAAAGGGAATGCCGACGGCAATCAGGCCGAGCAGCGCGATCGCCACAACGATGCCGGCGAAGCTCACCGCACGGCCCGCCGTGCCCATGGCCAGCACCACGGCGTCCTCGACGCTGCGGCCGGCGTGCAGGCCCTCGCGGAAGCGGGTGACGATGAACAGCGCGTAGTCAATGCCCACGCCAAGGCCGATCATCGAGGCGAACGCGGTGACGAAGGTGGGGAAGGAGAGGAAGTGGGCGCTGAAGGCGACCAGGGCGAAGGCGCTGCCGATCCCGACGAGCGCCGTGGCGAGCGGCAGCCCCATCGCCACGACCGAGCCAAAGGCGATCAGCAGGATGAAGACCGCGCCAAGCAGGCCGATCGCTTCGGTCGAGCCGGGCGGCTCGGTCTCCGTCGCTTCGACCACCTGGCCGCCGGCCTCAACCGTCAGCCCGTTCCCCTTCGAGCGATCGACCAGCTTGAGCAGCTGGTCCACGTCGCTCGTCGGCAGTGCGTCGGCCTGCTTGGCGTATTGCAAGGTGGCGAAGGCGACCGTCCCGTCCCGCGAGATCGCCTGGCTGTTCGGGTCGAACGGCG includes:
- a CDS encoding MMPL family transporter yields the protein MSVASSSASSAATASPGALARWARFAVRHRKAVVIAWGLALVLLIGMVIPFGGSFASDFSLPGTESQKALDLLKSRFPTQAGDSARIVFQAKSGINDPEIKARIDGVLLQAKGLSGVVGVQSPFDPNSQAISRDGTVAFATLQYAKQADALPTSDVDQLLKLVDRSKGNGLTVEAGGQVVEATETEPPGSTEAIGLLGAVFILLIAFGSVVAMGLPLATALVGIGSAFALVAFSAHFLSFPTFVTAFASMIGLGVGIDYALFIVTRFREGLHAGRSVEDAVVLAMGTAGRAVSFAGIVVAIALLGLIAVGIPFIAAVGIGASIVVAMAVVVALTLLPALLAFAGTRVDRWQLPLFKTRGAGDARGFWFRFAGGIQRRPWLWLVVSLSALVVLALPFFRIHLGFSDAGNSPTSLHSRRAYDLLTEGFGKGFNGPFMAVVDLKGAGQNGQAALGNVEQALKAAPNVAQVSPPIPNAAGDAAIMTITPQTAPQDSATERMVRDLRKSTLPPAVDGSGARVYVAGPTAAFVDIGDRIESRMPLFFGAVIGLSCLLLIAVFRSVLVALKAAVMNLLSIGASYGVVVAIFQWGWFSNIVGVKAGPIETFLPMMMFAVLFGLSMDYEVFLISRIREEYTQTHNNADSVGHGLAVTARLITAAAAIMVVVFLTFVLGDNRIIKEFGIGLATAIFVDATIVRLVLVPSTMELLGDANWWLPRWLDALLPHLDIEGSRVRAAASESASAIAAAD